The Bacteroidota bacterium genomic interval CAATTGGCTAATGCACTGGAAACGCCAGTATCATGTTCACCCAGGCCACGAATATTGATCCGCACTTCACCCGAACCACTCTCAATCCTTAACCATGCAGTAAGTTTATAGGTTGACCGGGGATTAAGTTGAACCTCCGTTTGTACAATAGTGCCACTGCCAATTTCCAAAGCCTGCCTGCCGGAATGAACTGTTGAAGTAGTTAGACAAGCAGAATTTCCTATAGTAATCCAAGGCGTCAGACTATGGGCTTCAAAATCGGAATTAAAAAATTCGACTTTCTTTTCTTTTGAATAGGCAGTGAGTGAAAATATGC includes:
- a CDS encoding carbohydrate binding domain-containing protein; the protein is MNKLVSLKVTAIIFLGIFSLTAYSKEKKVEFFNSDFEAHSLTPWITIGNSACLTTSTVHSGRQALEIGSGTIVQTEVQLNPRSTYKLTAWLRIESGSGEVRINIRGLGEHDTGVSSALAN